The DNA window TGTTGGCCTCCACGAGACGGTCGCGCTCCACGTGGTACCGCTCGGCGACCTGTCCCATCGTTTCCCCGGATTGCAGAATATGCTTCAGCGAGGGAGCTCGTTCTTCGGCTGGGAGGGCGGCGTAGTTCTTGGCAAATGTGTGGTACGTGCCGTAGGGCAGGCGCACATAGTACGGCTCTTCCGAGGGCGGGAGACGGTTGCTCCGCAGCTCCGGATTTAATACCTGAACCTTTGTTTTCTTTACTTCCGCCAGGGTGGCCACCTGCTCGATGGTGAGAGCGGCCTCCACGGGCACGTAGTCGAAGGCATAGCGCGGACCGGCCTCCACGCGCTTGAGGTCAAAGTCCGTGGGATTCGAGAGAATGACGGCCGTGGCGGTAAAGAGGGGGACGTAGTTGCGCGTCTCCTCCGGCAGCTTCTGGTAGATGTCCCAGAATGAGGGCGTCTCCCCCGTGCGCTGTCGGTACTTGTAGACGTGATACTGCACCACGCCCGGATCGCAGTTGTACCCCGCCAGGGCCAATTGCCAGTCTCCGAAGCGAGCATACAAGTCTTTCAAATGGCGCGCCGCGGCTCGCGTCGATTTTTCCGGATCGAGGCGTTCATCCACCCAGGGGTCGACCGATAGGCCGTAACGACGGCCCGTTCGGGCCACGAATTGCCAGATGCCAGCGGCCTGAGCCCGGCTTTGGGCGTGGGGGTTGAGCCCACTCTCAGCAATTGCGAGATACTTCAGTTCGTCCGGCACGCCCTCTTCTGCAAGGATCTGCTCGATCATAGGGAAGTAGGTGGAGGCCCGCCGCAGCCACGGATACAGGTACTGCTGCTTGTGGTCCAGCAGAAAAGCCATGCTCTCCTTAACAGGACGATTCAGGGTGAGAGGGATTGGCAGATCCTGCTCGCGCAGATCGGAGGGCAGTTCGTCCACGAGCGAGGCCGGCGCATCGTCGTTGAGGGTTGCAAAGAGGCCGCCGCGCATCGTGTGAATGTCCCCTTCGGGAAGTCGGAGCGTGTCGGGGATGCCATAGCGCTTCTCGTATTCCGAGGTGAGGGCATGAAAGACCCGGCGGAAGCGTGGGCGATCCGCGAGACTGCGATGATTGAGGAGCGTTCCCAACTCGTCGATGGCCGTGTGTAAAATTCCCTCGACCCGTTTGGCGTCGTGGGCGGCTTGCGCCTGCATGAGGTCGGCCTGGAGGCGATAGAGTCGCTCGATGCGACGCAAGGCGTCGGCCTCGGACAGGGTGTCCTGTGAGGCTGGGGGATTGGCGTGAGCGATCGGGCCCGTGCGGGCGAGGGAGTGCGTCCAGGAGGTCTCGGACGTGGGGGCCGATGGATGTACCGAGTGGTGCCAGAGTGCGGCGAGAACCACCCCACCGATGGCAACGACAAGGAGAAACGTACGCTTCTGCATGGCACCTCCCGCTCCGTGCGGAGCATCGGTGACGGAATTGCGACGCGGGGTCCAAAAGAGATGACTCCCCTATTTCGAAGTGGAATGAAACGTCGGCGTCCCTTTCATTCCGTATGCGCCGCGAAGATTCGACGCAGGTCACAGTAGACCCTTCAGGCACAACGCGTGAATCTGTGACCGGGTTGTAAATCTACCAATTCATGACGCATAAACCGATCCAGCGATCCGTGGACGGTCCGTTTCGGAAGAGAGGTTTCTCAAATCTTGGGATTCTGGTTCCCTCTGCGTGTTGATTTGAAGAGAGACTGTTTTGGCTCTCTCCCCATCCTGTGACCGCAAAACAGTTTCTAAGACGGTCGAGGCGATTGTCCGCTACCTCCGTGTGTCCGGAATCCGCGGCTGTTACAGGGGCATATTGCCGTGTTTTTTGGGCGGATTGTTAACGACCTTGTTCTCCAGCATATCGAAGCCACGGAGGAGACGCCTCCGAGTTTCGCTCGGCTTGATGACATCGTCCACGTAGCCGTATTCCGCCGCCACGTAGGGAGTCGCAAACGCCTCCCGGTACTGTTCAACAAACTCGTCTTTTGCGGCCTCCGGGTCGTCGGCCTCTTGAAGCTCATCACGGTAGATAATCTCGACGGCACTTTTGGGCCCCATTACGGCCACCTCGGCGGTGGGCCAGGCAAAGTTGAGGTCACCCCCGATGTGTTTTGAATTCATGACGTCGTAGGCCCCCCCGTATGCCTTGCGGGTGATGACGGTAATGCGGGGCACGGTGGCCTCGCAAAAGGCGTAGAGCAACTTGGCCCCTTCCTTGATGATGCCGTTCCACTCCTGGTCGGTGCCGGGCAGAAAGCCGGGCACGTCTTCGAAGACCAGTAGCGGAATGTTGAAGGCGTCGCAGAACCGAACAAACCGAGCGCCCTTCACGGAAGCGTCGATGTTGAGCGTGCCCGAGAGTACGGCGGGCTGGTTGGCCACGATGCCGATGGGGCGTCCGCCGAGCCGCGAAAAGCCGGTGATCAGATTCTCGCCGAAGTCGGGCTGGATCTCGAAGAAGTCGTCTTTGTCGACGATGTGCCGGATCACGTCGCGCATGTCGTAGGGCTTGTTCGGCTCCTCCGGCACCAGTGCGTCCAGTTCCTCTCCGTCGAGTGCGCTGGAGACCTCATCGCGCGACTGCCGGGGCGGGTCTTCCTCGCAATTCTGCGGGAGGTAGCTCATGAGGTCCCGAATGCGACGGAGGCAGTCCACGTCGTTCTTGCACGTCACGTGGCTCACGCCGCTCTTGGTCGCGTGGGTGCGTGCCCCGCCCAGCTCTCCTGCCGTCACGTCTTCCTGCGTCACCGTCTTCACCACGTGCGGCCCCGTCACGAACATGTAGCTGGTGTCCTCCACCATGAACGTGAAGTCGGTGATGGCCGGGCTGTAAACCGCGCCTCCGG is part of the Salinibacter sp. 10B genome and encodes:
- a CDS encoding lytic transglycosylase domain-containing protein → MQKRTFLLVVAIGGVVLAALWHHSVHPSAPTSETSWTHSLARTGPIAHANPPASQDTLSEADALRRIERLYRLQADLMQAQAAHDAKRVEGILHTAIDELGTLLNHRSLADRPRFRRVFHALTSEYEKRYGIPDTLRLPEGDIHTMRGGLFATLNDDAPASLVDELPSDLREQDLPIPLTLNRPVKESMAFLLDHKQQYLYPWLRRASTYFPMIEQILAEEGVPDELKYLAIAESGLNPHAQSRAQAAGIWQFVARTGRRYGLSVDPWVDERLDPEKSTRAAARHLKDLYARFGDWQLALAGYNCDPGVVQYHVYKYRQRTGETPSFWDIYQKLPEETRNYVPLFTATAVILSNPTDFDLKRVEAGPRYAFDYVPVEAALTIEQVATLAEVKKTKVQVLNPELRSNRLPPSEEPYYVRLPYGTYHTFAKNYAALPAEERAPSLKHILQSGETMGQVAERYHVERDRLVEANTNGYPISMHVGQPLTIPETEYAGNTRIAESADATPIRVRYGRRTIRSIGTGESLETSLTAAASESPPPTP
- a CDS encoding acyl-CoA carboxylase subunit beta: MSAPTSSTTDAQTHRELYEDLQHRREEAAKGGGDARIERQHEKDKLTARERLDILLDDGSFEELGTFVRHQETNFDLDENRPYGDGVVTGYGTIHGRLVYVFSQDFTVYGGSLGRAHADKIVNVMEKALENGAPLIGLNDSGGARIQEGVKSLGGYADIFKLNTDASGVIPQISAIMGPCAGGAVYSPAITDFTFMVEDTSYMFVTGPHVVKTVTQEDVTAGELGGARTHATKSGVSHVTCKNDVDCLRRIRDLMSYLPQNCEEDPPRQSRDEVSSALDGEELDALVPEEPNKPYDMRDVIRHIVDKDDFFEIQPDFGENLITGFSRLGGRPIGIVANQPAVLSGTLNIDASVKGARFVRFCDAFNIPLLVFEDVPGFLPGTDQEWNGIIKEGAKLLYAFCEATVPRITVITRKAYGGAYDVMNSKHIGGDLNFAWPTAEVAVMGPKSAVEIIYRDELQEADDPEAAKDEFVEQYREAFATPYVAAEYGYVDDVIKPSETRRRLLRGFDMLENKVVNNPPKKHGNMPL